From the genome of Phytohabitans rumicis, one region includes:
- a CDS encoding CHAT domain-containing protein — MIVAAGPHLPGADREARAVAAIHGASALTGPAATVEAVTAAMDGADLAHLAAHGSAYAHNPLFSSLRFADGPLMVYDLERLARVPHTVVLAACDSGRSVVYPGDELLGLAATFLSLGAAALVASVLPVLDAETAPFMAGFHERLAGGDPPAAALAAVQRVAGDDEAMAVAAGFVCLGHSG; from the coding sequence GTGATCGTCGCCGCGGGCCCGCACCTGCCCGGCGCGGACCGGGAGGCGCGCGCGGTGGCCGCGATCCACGGCGCGTCCGCGCTCACCGGCCCGGCCGCGACGGTCGAGGCGGTGACCGCGGCGATGGACGGCGCGGACCTGGCGCACCTGGCCGCGCACGGGTCCGCCTACGCCCACAACCCGCTCTTCTCGTCGCTGCGGTTCGCGGACGGCCCGCTCATGGTGTACGACCTGGAACGGCTGGCCCGGGTGCCGCACACGGTGGTGCTCGCGGCCTGCGACAGCGGGCGTTCGGTGGTGTATCCCGGCGACGAGCTGCTGGGGCTGGCCGCCACGTTCCTCTCGCTGGGCGCCGCCGCGCTGGTGGCCTCGGTGCTGCCGGTGCTGGATGCGGAGACGGCGCCGTTCATGGCCGGGTTTCACGAGCGGCTGGCCGGCGGCGACCCGCCCGCGGCCGCGCTGGCGGCGGTCCAGCGCGTCGCCGGCGACGACGAGGCGATGGCGGTCGCCGCGGGCTTCGTCTGCCTGGGCCATTCCGGATAG
- a CDS encoding sensor histidine kinase: protein MSRLTLRARLTIVYGGLFLLAGVVLLGVTYVLVSQRLPHGEFTVSGSARADLEPPVGAAANQTIVGEVRGEALNALFTQGGIALAVVGAAAIALGWLIAGRVLQPLQRVTETAQRIAYAPAADRGLHERIALNGPHDEIKELADTFDVMLERLDHSFDGQRRFIANASHELRTPLTLNRALLEVAVQRPTASVEVRQLGDTLLGINARHERLIDGLLLLARSERELTEHSYVDIADIVEHVAGQVPQNGVTVLTEPGEAPTAGNPVLLERLVQNLVENGVRYNVPDDGWVGVTSDTHPDGSVVLVVSNTGPVVPRYEIPRLFEPFHRLGEDRVTNGGGAGLGLSIVRAVARAHGGDVDAVPRGGGGLVVTVTLPGAPPPPALGSDPAG, encoded by the coding sequence ATCTCCCGGCTGACCCTGCGCGCCCGGCTGACCATCGTCTACGGCGGTCTGTTCCTGCTCGCCGGCGTGGTCCTGCTCGGCGTGACATACGTGCTGGTGTCCCAGCGCCTGCCGCACGGCGAGTTCACCGTCTCCGGCTCCGCCCGGGCGGACCTCGAACCCCCCGTCGGCGCGGCCGCCAACCAGACCATCGTCGGGGAGGTACGCGGCGAGGCGCTCAACGCGCTCTTCACCCAGGGCGGCATCGCCCTCGCCGTGGTGGGCGCGGCCGCCATCGCGCTGGGCTGGCTGATCGCCGGGCGGGTGCTGCAGCCGCTGCAACGGGTCACCGAGACCGCCCAGCGCATCGCCTACGCCCCGGCCGCCGACCGCGGGCTGCACGAGCGGATCGCGCTGAACGGCCCGCATGACGAGATCAAGGAGCTGGCCGACACGTTCGACGTGATGCTGGAACGCCTCGACCACTCGTTCGACGGCCAGCGACGGTTCATCGCCAACGCCTCGCACGAGCTGCGTACGCCGCTCACGCTCAACCGGGCGCTGCTGGAGGTCGCGGTGCAACGCCCAACCGCCTCGGTCGAGGTACGCCAGCTCGGCGACACCCTCCTCGGCATCAACGCGCGCCACGAACGGCTGATCGACGGGCTGCTCCTGCTGGCCCGCTCCGAGCGCGAGCTCACCGAACACTCCTATGTGGACATCGCCGACATCGTCGAGCACGTGGCCGGCCAGGTGCCGCAGAACGGCGTCACGGTCCTCACCGAGCCCGGCGAGGCACCCACCGCGGGCAACCCCGTCCTGCTGGAACGGCTGGTGCAGAACCTGGTGGAGAACGGGGTCCGCTACAACGTGCCGGACGACGGCTGGGTGGGCGTCACGAGCGACACCCACCCGGACGGCTCGGTGGTGCTCGTCGTCAGCAACACCGGCCCGGTCGTCCCCCGGTACGAGATCCCGCGCCTCTTCGAGCCGTTCCACCGGCTGGGCGAGGACCGGGTCACCAACGGCGGCGGCGCGGGGCTCGGGCTGTCGATCGTCCGGGCGGTGGCCCGCGCGCACGGCGGCGACGTGGACGCCGTACCCCGGGGAGGTGGCGGCCTGGTCGTCACCGTGACCCTGCCGGGAGCGCCACCGCCCCCGGCGCTAGGGAGTGACCCAGCCGGTTAG
- a CDS encoding RNA polymerase sigma factor produces the protein MRDDSAVVLLVTRARDGDRAAWDEVVERYAPLVFAVCRRYRLSMADAEDVNQSVWLRLVEHLSALREPAALPGWIATTTQRECLRLLRSTRRSEPVDPLVEGHDVADVAAVAVEEEVLAHERNAAARAAFGELPPRCQLLLSLLMRDPPVPYEEIGRRLHMRVGSIGPSRARCLDRMRRCPAIVALLDSRVERAGGGDHRGEPTVER, from the coding sequence ATGCGCGACGACTCCGCGGTCGTCCTCCTCGTCACCCGGGCCCGCGACGGCGACCGGGCCGCCTGGGACGAGGTGGTCGAACGGTACGCGCCCCTGGTGTTCGCCGTCTGCCGGCGGTACCGGCTGTCGATGGCGGACGCCGAGGACGTCAACCAGAGTGTGTGGCTGCGGCTGGTCGAGCACCTGTCCGCGCTGCGCGAGCCGGCGGCCCTGCCCGGCTGGATCGCCACGACCACCCAGCGCGAGTGCCTGCGGCTGCTGCGGTCCACGCGGCGCAGCGAGCCGGTCGACCCGCTGGTCGAAGGCCACGACGTGGCCGACGTCGCGGCGGTCGCGGTCGAGGAGGAGGTGCTCGCCCACGAGCGCAACGCCGCCGCGCGTGCCGCCTTCGGCGAGCTGCCGCCGCGCTGCCAGCTCCTGCTCTCGCTGCTCATGCGAGACCCGCCGGTGCCGTACGAGGAGATCGGCCGGCGGTTGCACATGCGGGTGGGCAGCATCGGACCGAGCCGGGCCCGCTGCCTGGACCGGATGCGCCGCTGCCCGGCCATCGTCGCCTTGCTCGACAGCCGGGTCGAGCGGGCCGGAGGAGGTGATCACCGTGGCGAGCCGACCGTGGAGCGATGA
- a CDS encoding CHAT domain-containing protein, whose amino-acid sequence MVAATTKAAQEALRLAEDDPDRALALAAAVVRQARAEGDPGAAAVAERAWGLAAFHREDLDTAMRHLRRAITLGRSAGSATLAAEARMTLAFALNQRGRPRQALREIDVAIEHLGRVEGARARAQRGAILHQLGRLDEALACYRAALPVLRRANDLLWIQRVVLNRGVLHGQRYEFAAAESDLSEAARLCERLDLGLSLGYVHANLGYVHGLRGDVPVALDFFHRAQERIGALHAQLGPLLTDRSELLLSVRLLPEAREAAEQAVAEFEREGRRLALPEVRLLLARVAFLEGDHPAAERQARLAVREFDRQQRREWAALARLIVVRSELAGERRPRVSLRRVEGVVDAVARSHWPVAAIDGRLLVARLALERGRLPEASAQLERASRPRATGPALLRARAWYATALARLTAGNARGAARALRAGMAVLDEHGAALGATDLRAYAAGHRAELSELGLRVAFQDGRPRAILEWAELGRASHLRQRPVRPPDDAALAADLAQLRATVIEIDKARPRRPPAGLLQRQVALERRIRDHSRFGRGEPGPATARHLAVRELGADLGDRALLEYVRYDGDLYAVTVVGGRLRLHRLGPVARVRDLVDRIPFGLRRLARRSGTVAGRSGALALVRHAARGLDDALLAPLTEVGDRAIVIVPTAPLHAVPWSILPSCAGRPLSVTPSAALWQVASHRAARTRGG is encoded by the coding sequence GTGGTGGCTGCGACGACGAAGGCCGCACAGGAGGCGCTCCGGCTCGCCGAGGACGATCCCGATCGCGCGCTGGCGCTCGCCGCCGCCGTCGTACGGCAGGCGCGCGCGGAGGGTGATCCGGGCGCCGCCGCCGTCGCCGAGCGGGCGTGGGGGCTGGCCGCGTTCCACCGGGAAGATCTCGACACCGCCATGCGGCACCTGCGCCGGGCGATCACGCTGGGGCGGAGTGCGGGCTCGGCGACGCTGGCCGCCGAGGCGCGGATGACGCTCGCGTTCGCGTTGAACCAGCGCGGGCGGCCGCGGCAGGCGCTGCGGGAGATCGACGTGGCGATCGAGCACCTGGGGCGGGTCGAGGGGGCGCGGGCGCGGGCCCAGCGCGGGGCGATCCTGCACCAGCTCGGCCGGCTGGACGAGGCGCTGGCCTGCTACCGGGCGGCGTTGCCGGTCCTGCGCCGGGCCAACGATCTCCTGTGGATCCAGCGCGTGGTGCTGAACCGGGGCGTCCTGCACGGCCAGCGGTACGAGTTCGCCGCCGCCGAGTCGGACCTGTCCGAGGCCGCGCGCCTGTGCGAGCGGCTCGACCTCGGCCTGTCCCTGGGGTACGTCCACGCGAACCTCGGCTACGTCCACGGGCTGCGCGGCGACGTGCCGGTGGCGCTCGACTTCTTCCACCGGGCGCAGGAGCGGATCGGGGCCCTGCACGCCCAGCTCGGCCCGCTGCTGACCGACCGCAGCGAGCTGCTGCTGTCCGTCCGGCTGCTGCCGGAGGCGCGGGAGGCCGCGGAGCAGGCGGTCGCCGAGTTCGAACGCGAGGGGCGCCGGCTCGCGCTGCCCGAGGTGCGCCTGCTGCTGGCCCGGGTGGCGTTCCTCGAAGGCGACCACCCGGCGGCCGAGCGGCAGGCCCGGCTCGCGGTGCGCGAGTTCGACCGGCAGCAGCGCCGCGAGTGGGCGGCGCTGGCCCGGCTCATCGTGGTGCGGTCGGAGCTGGCGGGCGAGCGCCGGCCGCGGGTGAGCCTGCGGCGGGTCGAGGGGGTCGTCGACGCGGTGGCGCGGTCGCACTGGCCGGTCGCGGCGATCGACGGCCGGCTGCTCGTGGCGCGGCTGGCCCTGGAGCGGGGCCGGCTGCCGGAGGCGTCCGCCCAGCTGGAGCGGGCGAGCCGGCCGCGCGCCACCGGGCCGGCGCTGCTGCGGGCGCGCGCCTGGTACGCGACCGCGCTGGCCCGGCTCACCGCCGGCAACGCCCGGGGCGCGGCTCGGGCGCTGCGCGCCGGGATGGCGGTGCTCGACGAGCACGGGGCCGCCCTCGGCGCCACCGACCTGCGCGCGTACGCCGCCGGCCACCGCGCCGAGCTGTCCGAGTTGGGCCTGCGGGTGGCGTTCCAGGACGGGCGGCCGCGCGCCATCCTGGAGTGGGCGGAGCTCGGCCGGGCCAGCCATCTGCGGCAGCGCCCGGTCCGGCCGCCGGACGACGCGGCGCTCGCCGCCGACCTGGCCCAGCTGCGGGCCACCGTGATCGAGATCGACAAGGCGCGTCCGCGCCGGCCACCCGCGGGCCTGCTGCAGCGGCAGGTGGCGCTGGAGCGCCGGATCCGCGACCACAGCCGGTTCGGCCGGGGCGAGCCCGGCCCGGCCACCGCGCGGCACCTGGCCGTCCGGGAGCTGGGCGCCGACCTGGGCGACCGCGCCCTGCTGGAGTACGTCCGGTACGACGGCGACCTGTACGCCGTCACGGTGGTGGGCGGGCGGCTCCGGCTGCACCGCCTGGGCCCGGTCGCGCGGGTGCGGGACCTGGTCGACCGGATCCCGTTCGGCCTGCGGCGGCTGGCCCGCCGAAGCGGCACCGTGGCCGGCCGGTCGGGCGCGCTCGCGCTGGTCCGCCACGCCGCGCGGGGGCTGGACGACGCGCTGCTCGCCCCGCTCACCGAGGTGGGCGACCGGGCGATCGTCATCGTGCCGACCGCGCCGCTGCACGCCGTACCCTGGTCGATTTTGCCGTCGTGCGCCGGACGCCCGCTGTCCGTGACGCCGTCCGCGGCGCTCTGGCAGGTGGCGAGCCACCGCGCGGCGCGTACCCGGGGCGGGTGA
- a CDS encoding S8/S53 family peptidase: MAEYNELVVALPYRSVVTEALGNLGIKLGESRPNDSDERLGLALLTLMGLDDPLRPDPPDAAAPWKDHWVAAYDLVTKDPAVRTPSNVDVLLRALRLGIGKENGGWYPEFGKNRDISDVEGLPYISGGLDPRMPPVPVDPPAKRIPTKVDGRLPGEGVEVALLDTAIFPNTRLAGGYLAGHHDKYDPERPVDMPAPVGHSAFITGLILDRAPGAQVIVRKVLSDEEAKATTWDLATKMAGLVGSGVSILVLACGCYTADGQAPLVLRKAIELLTPGILILAAAGNHGDVKTKEGAIVSPKSPTFPAAQPEVLAVGADNAAGEPASFSPNAPWVGLWAPGVGVESEYLDGDVIVVKDDVTEHVPFKGYARWSGTSFSVATAAGEIAARTRPGQVTPHQAAAQLLSGAATTTAIHPSPRPYPRPLAPVPIPVPYPRRSRANGRALISNPRPFALDRRRSP, translated from the coding sequence ATGGCCGAGTACAACGAACTCGTCGTGGCGCTGCCGTACAGGTCGGTGGTGACAGAGGCGCTCGGCAACCTGGGCATCAAGCTCGGTGAGTCCCGCCCCAACGACAGCGACGAGCGGCTGGGGCTCGCCCTGCTGACGCTCATGGGCCTCGACGACCCCCTCAGACCAGACCCGCCGGACGCCGCGGCACCCTGGAAGGACCACTGGGTGGCCGCGTACGACCTCGTGACCAAGGACCCCGCCGTGCGCACACCGTCCAACGTGGACGTCCTGCTGCGCGCGCTGCGCCTGGGTATCGGCAAGGAGAACGGGGGCTGGTACCCGGAGTTCGGCAAGAACCGCGATATCTCCGACGTGGAAGGCTTGCCGTACATCAGCGGTGGCCTCGACCCGCGGATGCCGCCGGTGCCGGTCGACCCGCCCGCGAAGCGCATCCCCACCAAGGTGGACGGCCGCCTGCCCGGCGAAGGCGTGGAGGTCGCCCTCCTGGACACGGCGATCTTCCCGAACACCCGGCTCGCCGGCGGCTACCTCGCCGGCCACCACGACAAGTACGACCCGGAGCGGCCGGTGGACATGCCCGCACCGGTCGGGCACTCGGCGTTCATCACCGGCCTGATCCTGGACCGCGCACCCGGCGCCCAGGTCATCGTCCGGAAGGTACTGTCCGACGAAGAGGCCAAGGCGACGACGTGGGACCTGGCCACCAAGATGGCGGGTCTCGTCGGCTCCGGGGTCAGCATCCTGGTCCTCGCGTGCGGCTGCTACACCGCCGACGGGCAGGCGCCGCTGGTCCTGCGCAAGGCCATCGAGCTGCTCACCCCAGGCATCCTGATCCTGGCCGCGGCCGGCAACCACGGCGACGTCAAGACCAAGGAGGGCGCGATCGTGTCCCCGAAGAGCCCCACGTTCCCCGCCGCCCAACCGGAGGTGCTGGCCGTCGGCGCCGACAACGCGGCCGGCGAGCCGGCGTCGTTCAGCCCGAACGCACCGTGGGTCGGCCTGTGGGCGCCCGGCGTCGGCGTGGAGAGCGAATACCTGGATGGCGACGTCATCGTCGTCAAGGACGACGTGACGGAGCACGTGCCCTTCAAGGGGTACGCCCGCTGGAGCGGCACGTCGTTCTCCGTCGCGACCGCGGCCGGCGAGATCGCCGCCCGCACCCGCCCCGGCCAGGTAACCCCTCACCAAGCCGCCGCCCAACTCCTATCCGGCGCCGCCACCACCACCGCCATCCACCCTAGCCCCCGTCCCTATCCCCGTCCCCTAGCCCCCGTCCCTATCCCCGTCCCCTATCCCCGTCGATCAAGGGCAAACGGTCGTGCTTTGATCTCTAATCCACGGCCGTTTGCCCTTGATCGGCGCCGAAGTCCTTGA
- a CDS encoding glycoside hydrolase family 36 protein — MRSAPGVAAVRITTEIVNEGSAPVELRAVTSLATSIGVPADRLDLYAGQSQWLGENRWTGRPLRDAGLVDLGLAFHGQDQRGRLVRHGHSSWSTGGDLPVGMLVDRDTGRGWGWQIEHNGPWTWEIGERRDGPYLALLGPCDEPHQWGLTLRPGERFETVPVALVLADGGLDGVAAELTAYRRVLRRSRGDAAPVVFNDFMNTLMGDPTTERLLPLIAAAAEVGADVFCVDAGWYDDSTHWWDAVGEWRPSTTRFPGGLGEVIDAIRNAGMVPGLWLEPEVVGVRSPLAGQLPAAAFLTRGGAPVVEHGRLHLDLRHPAARAHLDGVVDRLVADFGIGYVKLDYNITAGPGTDAGTPYPGHGLLESGRAYLSWLDGVLARHPDLLLENCASGAMRQDYALLSRLHLQSTSDQQEFLRYPPIAAAAFLSILPEQAGNWAYPQPEMSDEEIRFTLTTGMLGRLYLSGHLDRMTGSSARSSPRRYAPIATCSRRSTRPPRSGPPAYPAGPTRG; from the coding sequence TTGCGGTCCGCGCCGGGCGTCGCCGCCGTGCGGATCACCACCGAGATCGTGAACGAGGGTTCGGCGCCGGTCGAGCTGCGGGCGGTGACCTCCCTGGCCACCTCCATCGGCGTACCGGCCGACCGGCTGGACCTCTACGCGGGACAGTCGCAGTGGCTCGGCGAGAACCGCTGGACCGGGCGCCCGCTGCGGGATGCCGGCCTGGTCGACCTCGGCCTGGCGTTCCACGGTCAGGACCAGCGCGGGCGGCTCGTCCGGCACGGGCACTCGTCCTGGTCCACCGGCGGCGACCTGCCGGTCGGGATGCTCGTCGACCGGGACACCGGGCGCGGCTGGGGTTGGCAGATCGAGCACAACGGCCCGTGGACCTGGGAGATCGGCGAACGGCGGGACGGCCCGTACCTGGCTCTGCTGGGTCCCTGCGACGAGCCGCACCAGTGGGGCCTGACCCTGCGGCCGGGGGAGCGGTTCGAGACCGTGCCGGTGGCGCTGGTCCTCGCCGACGGCGGCCTGGACGGGGTGGCCGCGGAGCTCACCGCGTACCGCCGGGTCCTGCGTCGCAGCCGGGGTGACGCCGCGCCGGTGGTGTTCAACGACTTCATGAACACGCTCATGGGCGACCCGACCACCGAACGGCTGCTCCCGCTGATCGCCGCGGCAGCCGAGGTCGGCGCGGACGTCTTCTGCGTCGACGCCGGCTGGTACGACGACAGCACCCACTGGTGGGACGCGGTGGGCGAATGGCGCCCGTCCACGACCCGCTTCCCGGGCGGCCTCGGCGAGGTCATCGACGCGATCCGGAACGCCGGCATGGTGCCCGGCCTGTGGCTGGAACCCGAGGTCGTCGGCGTACGCAGCCCGCTGGCCGGCCAGCTGCCCGCGGCGGCGTTCCTGACCCGCGGCGGGGCGCCGGTCGTCGAACACGGCCGGCTGCACCTCGACCTGCGCCACCCGGCCGCCCGCGCCCACCTCGACGGCGTCGTCGACCGGCTCGTCGCGGACTTCGGCATCGGGTACGTCAAGCTCGACTACAACATCACCGCCGGACCCGGCACCGACGCGGGTACGCCGTACCCCGGTCACGGGCTGCTGGAGAGCGGCCGGGCGTACCTGTCCTGGTTGGACGGTGTGCTGGCGCGCCATCCCGACCTCCTGTTGGAGAACTGCGCATCCGGTGCCATGCGCCAGGACTACGCGCTCCTGTCCCGCCTGCACCTCCAGTCCACATCGGACCAACAGGAGTTTCTGCGGTACCCGCCGATCGCGGCCGCCGCGTTCCTGTCGATCCTGCCCGAGCAGGCCGGCAACTGGGCGTACCCGCAGCCGGAGATGTCGGACGAGGAGATCCGCTTCACCCTCACCACCGGCATGCTCGGTCGGCTCTACCTGTCCGGTCACCTCGACCGGATGACGGGGAGCAGCGCGCGCTCGTCGCCGAGGCGGTACGCGCCCATCGCGACCTGCTCCCGGCGATCCACTCGGCCACCCCGTTCTGGCCCACCGGCGTACCCGGCTGGACCGACCCGTGGGTGA
- a CDS encoding response regulator transcription factor, which translates to MRILVVEDEPLLADAVGEWLRGNAHAVDVVYDGGAALERIGVNDYDVVVLDRDLPVVHGDKVCREIAERDLTVRVLMLTAAADVDDRVEGLSLGADDYLPKPFAFKELGARVIALGRRSRAAAPPVLQRAGIRLDPHRREVFRDGRYVPLSRKEFAVLAELLRADGAAVSAEQLLEKAWDEHADPFTHAVRMTILKLRRKLGNPPIVLTEPGVGYRIP; encoded by the coding sequence ATGCGGATCCTGGTGGTCGAGGACGAACCGCTGCTCGCCGACGCCGTGGGCGAGTGGCTGCGCGGCAACGCGCACGCGGTCGACGTGGTGTACGACGGCGGCGCCGCGCTGGAACGGATCGGCGTCAACGACTACGACGTGGTCGTGCTCGACCGCGACCTGCCCGTGGTGCACGGCGACAAGGTGTGCCGGGAGATCGCCGAACGGGACCTGACCGTACGCGTGCTGATGCTGACCGCCGCCGCGGACGTCGACGACCGGGTCGAGGGGCTGAGCCTGGGCGCGGACGACTACCTGCCCAAGCCGTTCGCGTTCAAGGAGCTGGGTGCGCGGGTCATCGCGCTGGGCCGGCGGTCCCGGGCCGCCGCCCCGCCGGTGCTGCAGCGCGCCGGGATCCGGCTCGACCCGCACCGCCGCGAGGTCTTCCGGGACGGCCGGTACGTGCCGCTGTCCCGCAAGGAGTTCGCGGTGCTGGCCGAGCTGCTGCGGGCCGACGGTGCCGCCGTCTCCGCCGAGCAACTGCTGGAGAAGGCGTGGGACGAGCACGCCGACCCGTTCACGCACGCGGTCCGGATGACGATCCTCAAGCTGCGCCGCAAGCTCGGCAACCCGCCCATCGTGCTCACCGAACCAGGAGTGGGGTACCGGATCCCGTGA